CTGACCGGTTAAACTGGTTTCCGTATTGGGATAACTCAGCTTCAGCGTTACCTGTCCTCCTTGCGCCTGGCCCTCGTTTCCTGCAGGCGCTGCGCTTTGCTTGGAGGAAGCGCCGCTGCATCCTGAGAGGGCTGCGAAAGCAACCAAAACTATAATAAGCAACACGCTGACATAAACCTTTTTACTGTTATTCATGCAAAGGACACCTCCTTAAATTTAGTTGCAATCGACTTTAGGAACCTGCCTGCCAACAAGGCAGCATCCGGCACTAGCCGCTAACCAGTGCAACTTATCCTTGCGGCAGTGCCGCAGACGGCCCGATTGCCTGCATAGGTTTTAGAAAACCGCCCTGTTCATTGGAAACCACCTCCCCTTCTGTTTTCTTGGCGGTTGCCGCCTGTCAGTCTCGCCGCCATCCGGTTAAGCCGGTCCCAGCATTCAACAAAATCACATCCTGGAGGGAAGATATAGTGCAATCTCCGGAAATATTGTTATTATTATCAAGGCGGTTATCAATACCAGCACATAAGGGAGAGTGCCTGTTATTATCTTGTTCATCGGCACATCCGTAACGGTTCTGATGACAAACAGATTCAAGCCCACCGGAGGGGTAATCATCCCGATCTCCACGCACAGGGTGGAAACAACCCCCAGCCAGATGGGATCAAAGCCAAGGGCAATGATGGTGGGATATACGAAAGGTATGGTAAGAATGACCATGCTGCCGGGATCCATTAAGCACCCCAGCATAAACCACAAAATGTAGAGCATGGTCATGACCAGCCATTTGTTCAGGCCGGAAGCAACTATGATTTTGGCAATCGATTGGGCCAGCCCCAGATAGCTTATGACGTAGCTCAAGGACAGCCCGCAGATGACCAAAAAGAGAATCATGGTGCTGGTCCTGGCGGCGGCGGGCAGCGTGCTGATGAAAAGTTCCTTGGTCAACCTTCTCAAGTAAAGAACGAGCAGCATGGCCCCGATGGCGCCGAACCCCGCTGCTTCGGTCGGGGTGGCTATCCCGGAATACAGGGAGCCAATAACCACAAATATCAATACAAAGGAAGGGATGAGAAGCTTTAAGTCCTGGCCGATGCCGCCCGCTTGCTCCTGGACAAAGCTGGCCGTTTCCTCGTCAACCTGCCTGGATGAACCTTCTTGAAGCGCAGGATTCAATTTAACCCTGATTACAATGAACAAGCAGAGAAGAAAGCTGATCAGCAGGCCGGGCAGGATACCGGCAATCAACAGTTTGGCGATGGAGTTCTCGGTGATTATTCCGTACGTGACAAAGGTGATGCTGGGGGGAATCATTATGCCCAGAGTCCCGCCGGCGACAACCGTGCCGACTGCAAAATCCTCCCTGTACCCCCGGTGGATCATTTGT
The Peptococcaceae bacterium genome window above contains:
- a CDS encoding TRAP transporter large permease → MILVLITLLAILLTAIFIGTPVAFALGFTTVASTLLYLSPNQLAQIGTMAFNQGTSMNQLVAPLFILMAEFLARGNVAADIFMVLNKYLQRVKGGLALSATLASTVFAALCGSSPATAAAIGRISIKQMIHRGYREDFAVGTVVAGGTLGIMIPPSITFVTYGIITENSIAKLLIAGILPGLLISFLLCLFIVIRVKLNPALQEGSSRQVDEETASFVQEQAGGIGQDLKLLIPSFVLIFVVIGSLYSGIATPTEAAGFGAIGAMLLVLYLRRLTKELFISTLPAAARTSTMILFLVICGLSLSYVISYLGLAQSIAKIIVASGLNKWLVMTMLYILWFMLGCLMDPGSMVILTIPFVYPTIIALGFDPIWLGVVSTLCVEIGMITPPVGLNLFVIRTVTDVPMNKIITGTLPYVLVLITALIIITIFPEIALYLPSRM